The following proteins are encoded in a genomic region of Streptomyces collinus Tu 365:
- a CDS encoding thioesterase II family protein — translation MLFFPHAGGAASFYAPFARRFPQGYDVAAVQYPGRQERFGEPFVTTVEGLAAQVVPSLRRWAAGPVPLVLVGHSMGASVAFETVLGLGREGATAHCRLVVSGRSAPSRPRETPACDTDEEILDNIAGLGGTDAAVIRDPDLMDLVLPALRNDYRAVTWYRPAPDLVVDTPVLCLTGDRDPRVAPDEAAAWKSHTSAGFRLEILPGEHFYLSDQPDTFVRLVAECADV, via the coding sequence GTGCTCTTCTTTCCGCACGCCGGTGGCGCCGCCTCGTTCTACGCTCCGTTCGCGCGCCGGTTTCCCCAGGGGTACGACGTGGCGGCCGTCCAGTACCCGGGGCGGCAGGAGCGCTTCGGCGAGCCCTTCGTGACGACCGTCGAAGGGCTCGCCGCCCAGGTGGTGCCGTCCCTGCGGCGGTGGGCCGCGGGGCCCGTCCCGCTCGTGCTCGTCGGCCACAGCATGGGCGCGTCCGTCGCCTTCGAAACGGTGCTCGGGCTCGGGCGCGAAGGGGCGACGGCGCACTGTCGTCTCGTCGTCTCCGGGCGGAGCGCTCCCTCCAGGCCCCGCGAGACACCCGCCTGCGACACTGACGAGGAGATCCTCGACAACATCGCCGGTCTCGGCGGCACCGACGCGGCGGTCATCCGCGATCCGGATCTGATGGACCTGGTGCTGCCCGCCCTGCGCAATGATTACCGGGCGGTCACCTGGTACCGGCCGGCCCCCGACCTGGTCGTGGACACGCCCGTCCTGTGCCTGACAGGGGATCGGGACCCTCGGGTCGCGCCGGACGAGGCCGCGGCCTGGAAGAGTCACACGAGCGCCGGTTTCCGGCTGGAAATCCTCCCTGGAGAGCACTTCTACCTGTCGGACCAGCCGGACACCTTCGTGCGGCTGGTCGCCGAGTGCGCCGACGTGTGA
- a CDS encoding cytochrome P450: MTYDEAQGQWRVVDHQGVSAVLADPATYSSDLTPITPTQEDFETFRQGNFVGMDPPEHRKLRTLVSQAFTPRVVQGLEPRIEDVCARLLDGVADRDRFDLVDTLAYPLPIIVIAELLGIPADDHRLFQEWASTLFGGDQLGDSLDMADLERALEAIAPTVREMNGYVLDHIRRRRARPGDDLTSRLLAAEVDGTRLADEEIVGFVALLLVAGHITTTALLGNAVVTFDGHPGTFPALREDPGRLPDAVEEVLRWLPPFPELGRRTTRPVVLGGQEIPADTLLMVHLGAANRDPSRFTRPDVFDVARSPNPHLTFGHGIHFCFGAPLARLEARIALHMLMERFPALTIPSYDDVTYQNPAVLVGVRHLPVAVTRP, translated from the coding sequence GTGACCTACGACGAAGCACAGGGCCAGTGGCGCGTCGTGGACCACCAGGGGGTCTCCGCCGTGCTCGCCGACCCCGCGACGTACTCCTCCGACCTCACGCCGATCACCCCCACCCAGGAGGACTTCGAGACCTTCCGGCAGGGGAACTTCGTCGGCATGGACCCGCCGGAACACCGCAAACTGCGCACCCTGGTGAGCCAGGCCTTCACCCCCAGGGTGGTCCAGGGGCTCGAACCGCGCATCGAGGACGTCTGCGCGCGCCTCCTCGACGGTGTCGCCGACCGCGACCGGTTCGACCTGGTCGACACCCTGGCCTACCCGCTGCCCATCATCGTGATCGCCGAACTCCTCGGCATCCCCGCCGACGACCACAGACTCTTCCAGGAGTGGGCCAGTACCCTCTTCGGCGGCGACCAGCTCGGTGACAGCCTGGACATGGCCGACCTGGAGCGGGCGCTGGAGGCCATCGCCCCGACCGTGCGCGAGATGAACGGGTACGTGCTGGACCACATCCGGCGCCGCCGGGCCCGCCCCGGGGACGACCTCACCAGCCGGCTCCTGGCCGCGGAGGTGGACGGAACGCGCCTCGCGGACGAGGAGATCGTCGGATTCGTCGCCCTGCTGCTGGTGGCCGGGCACATCACGACCACCGCGCTGCTCGGCAACGCCGTGGTCACCTTCGACGGCCACCCGGGCACCTTCCCCGCGCTGCGCGAGGACCCCGGCCGGCTGCCGGACGCGGTCGAGGAAGTGCTGCGCTGGCTGCCGCCCTTCCCCGAGCTGGGACGGCGCACCACCAGACCGGTGGTGCTCGGCGGCCAGGAGATCCCGGCCGACACCCTGCTGATGGTGCACCTGGGTGCCGCCAACCGCGATCCCTCCCGCTTCACCCGTCCGGACGTCTTCGACGTGGCCCGCAGTCCGAATCCCCATCTGACCTTCGGCCACGGCATCCACTTCTGCTTCGGCGCACCACTGGCCCGGCTGGAAGCGCGGATCGCGCTGCACATGCTGATGGAACGTTTCCCCGCGCTCACGATCCCCTCCTACGACGACGTCACGTACCAGAATCCGGCCGTCCTCGTCGGCGTACGGCACCTACCGGTCGCCGTCACCAGGCCCTGA